In Acidobacteriota bacterium, a single window of DNA contains:
- the aroA gene encoding 3-phosphoshikimate 1-carboxyvinyltransferase: MASSSSTATTVSSVTLAAVERLRGAFQIPGDKSISHRSAMFAALGDGPSRLLNYSSARDCQSTLDCLEALGVPAKRSPAAIEITGVGVHGLQAPTRVLDAGNSGTTIRLLSGILAGQPFTTEITGDESIQHRPMKRIIEPLTLLGARIAARDGSYAPLHIHGGNLSGIEYTPPIASAQVKSCTLLAGLFADGVTSVIETTPTRNHTEVMLRECGVALQREQTSTGERLSIVGGQALKALGEYTVAGDLSSAAFFLVAALIVPDAELHLRHIGINPSRTALLDVLRQMGGQLDITNPRLVHGEPVADLSARSSKLQGDLTLSGAVIANLIDELPILAVAATQLEGTLTVRDARELRVKESDRIRAIVDNLRRMNAQIEEFEDGFQIKGRQTLRGAAVDSYGDHRIAMAFAVAALGAEGATQIANAEAASVSLPEFYRLLAACGAPVAP; this comes from the coding sequence ATGGCTTCATCATCATCCACTGCAACCACGGTTTCATCGGTCACCCTCGCTGCTGTTGAACGGCTGCGCGGCGCTTTTCAAATTCCCGGAGACAAATCCATTTCGCACCGCAGCGCCATGTTCGCCGCGCTCGGCGACGGCCCGTCGCGACTGCTGAATTATTCCTCAGCGCGCGATTGCCAAAGCACACTCGATTGCTTGGAAGCTCTGGGCGTGCCCGCCAAACGTTCGCCCGCAGCCATCGAAATCACGGGTGTCGGCGTGCACGGCTTGCAAGCGCCCACGCGCGTCCTCGACGCAGGCAATTCGGGCACGACCATTCGCCTGCTCTCAGGCATTCTGGCCGGACAACCCTTCACCACCGAAATCACCGGCGACGAAAGCATCCAGCACCGCCCGATGAAACGCATCATCGAACCGCTGACCCTGCTCGGCGCGCGCATCGCAGCCCGCGACGGCAGCTACGCCCCGCTGCACATTCACGGCGGCAATCTCTCAGGCATTGAATACACGCCGCCCATCGCCAGCGCCCAAGTCAAATCGTGCACGCTGCTGGCGGGGTTGTTTGCCGACGGTGTCACATCCGTCATTGAAACCACGCCCACGCGCAACCATACCGAAGTGATGCTGCGCGAATGCGGCGTTGCATTGCAGCGTGAACAAACCAGCACGGGCGAACGCCTTTCTATCGTGGGCGGCCAAGCGCTCAAAGCATTGGGCGAATACACAGTCGCAGGCGATTTGTCTTCTGCCGCCTTCTTTTTGGTCGCCGCATTGATCGTGCCGGATGCCGAATTGCATCTGCGCCACATCGGCATCAACCCTTCGCGCACGGCCTTGCTCGACGTGTTGCGGCAAATGGGCGGCCAGCTTGACATCACCAATCCACGCCTGGTGCACGGCGAACCCGTCGCCGATCTCAGCGCGCGTTCGTCCAAACTGCAAGGCGATCTCACACTGTCGGGCGCGGTCATCGCCAACCTGATTGACGAATTGCCGATCCTGGCCGTCGCCGCCACGCAACTCGAGGGCACGCTGACCGTGCGCGACGCCCGCGAATTGCGCGTCAAAGAGAGCGACCGCATCCGCGCCATCGTGGACAACCTGCGCCGGATGAATGCCCAAATTGAAGAGTTCGAAGACGGCTTTCAAATCAAAGGCCGGCAAACTTTGCGCGGCGCGGCGGTAGACTCTTACGGCGATCACCGCATTGCGATGGCCTTCGCGGTGGCGGCGCTGGGGGCCGAGGGCGCGACGCAAATCGCCAATGCCGAGGCGGCGTCGGTCTCATTGCCGGAGTTTTACCGGCTACTCGCCGCTTGCGGCGCGCCTGTCGCCCCATGA
- a CDS encoding ATP-binding protein yields MMLAENVVELTIASQLEFIDLVTTLTDNVTQMVGFDEEAAYWVNMAVRESVANAVEHGNKYDPNKTVDIRFTIGVDALRVTVRDHGEGFDPATLPDPLDPHNILNPAGRGILYMRTFMDSVEYERHPEGGMIATMSKRRAPKAVEASQEGDRKHDAVGNY; encoded by the coding sequence ATGATGCTAGCCGAAAATGTCGTCGAATTGACTATCGCCAGCCAACTGGAATTCATTGATCTGGTGACGACCCTCACGGACAACGTCACGCAGATGGTCGGGTTCGATGAGGAAGCCGCCTATTGGGTCAACATGGCGGTGCGCGAATCGGTCGCCAATGCGGTCGAGCACGGCAATAAATACGATCCGAACAAAACCGTGGACATCCGGTTCACCATCGGCGTGGACGCCTTGCGGGTGACGGTGCGCGATCACGGCGAAGGCTTCGATCCCGCGACGCTGCCCGATCCGCTTGATCCGCACAACATCCTGAATCCGGCTGGGCGAGGCATTCTTTACATGCGCACGTTTATGGACAGCGTCGAATACGAGCGTCATCCCGAAGGCGGCATGATCGCGACGATGTCCAAACGCCGCGCCCCGAAAGCCGTCGAAGCCTCTCAAGAAGGAGATCGCAAACACGATGCAGTTGGAAATTACTGA
- a CDS encoding STAS domain-containing protein yields the protein MQLEITERNVTAMWGDIVILDLRGKITIGEGSVLLRDSVENLLQAGRNRIILNLGGVSYVDSSGIGELVSRYTTTKNMGGKLKLLNLPKKIKDLLMITKLLTVFEIYEDEQTALESFQ from the coding sequence ATGCAGTTGGAAATTACTGAACGCAACGTGACCGCTATGTGGGGCGACATCGTTATCCTCGACCTGCGCGGCAAAATCACCATCGGCGAGGGCAGTGTGCTCTTGCGCGACTCCGTCGAAAACCTGCTGCAAGCCGGACGCAACCGCATCATCCTCAACCTGGGCGGCGTCAGTTATGTGGACAGTTCCGGCATCGGCGAATTGGTCTCGCGGTACACGACGACCAAAAACATGGGCGGCAAGTTGAAGCTGCTCAACCTGCCCAAAAAGATCAAAGACCTGCTGATGATCACCAAGCTGCTGACGGTTTTTGAGATTTACGAAGACGAACAGACGGCGTTGGAAAGCTTTCAATAG
- a CDS encoding VCBS repeat-containing protein: MRRIFIPTLAAAILFTAIHFVRTAAQTAGQNYAADSAPYYLTAAQLGGPDNGADLIVSNHNSGNLSILRNKGDGTFQPATNLAVGKAPTAVIAADFTGLGKRDLAVALSGQDAILIFLNKGKGEFQEPLKIAVTQAPGSLAAADFNGDGRDDLIVASLSANQATLLLSQGADDWAAPQTLDLGYVPFFVTTADLNNDGKPDFITCPWQRNGPTQLGVYLGNGDGTFAEAKRFYAGQNAYQVATGDFNQDGKLDLVTANNFSRGAHVLLSLGDGNFQTATNYAIGDCSAVITGDFNHDGQTDFTVANSIEAKVTIMLGKGDGTFPAKQSFAVGRGPVMLAVADFDRDGNRDLATANTTANNVTVLLGKALTFSELAGKKARYLPVP; the protein is encoded by the coding sequence TTGCGCCGCATCTTCATCCCCACGCTGGCCGCCGCGATACTGTTCACTGCGATTCATTTCGTCCGCACTGCCGCACAAACTGCTGGGCAAAATTATGCCGCAGATTCCGCACCCTACTACCTCACCGCCGCGCAGCTCGGCGGCCCTGATAACGGCGCCGATCTGATCGTCAGCAATCACAACAGCGGAAACCTGAGCATCTTGCGCAACAAAGGCGACGGCACGTTTCAACCCGCCACCAACCTCGCAGTCGGCAAAGCTCCCACCGCCGTCATTGCCGCCGATTTCACCGGCCTGGGCAAACGCGATCTCGCCGTTGCGCTGAGCGGCCAGGACGCCATCCTGATTTTCCTCAATAAAGGTAAGGGCGAATTTCAGGAGCCGCTCAAAATCGCCGTTACCCAAGCGCCCGGCTCGCTGGCCGCCGCCGATTTCAACGGCGATGGCCGCGACGATCTGATCGTCGCCAGCCTGAGCGCCAACCAAGCCACGCTGTTGCTTAGCCAAGGCGCTGATGATTGGGCCGCGCCGCAAACGCTCGACCTGGGCTATGTGCCCTTCTTCGTCACTACCGCCGATCTGAACAATGACGGCAAGCCCGATTTCATCACCTGTCCCTGGCAACGCAACGGCCCGACGCAGTTGGGCGTTTATCTGGGCAACGGCGACGGCACGTTTGCCGAAGCCAAACGCTTTTACGCCGGACAAAATGCCTACCAGGTCGCCACGGGCGATTTCAACCAGGACGGCAAACTCGACCTGGTCACGGCCAACAATTTCAGCCGGGGCGCACACGTTTTGCTGAGCCTCGGCGACGGCAATTTTCAGACGGCCACCAATTACGCCATCGGCGATTGCAGCGCTGTCATCACGGGCGATTTCAACCATGACGGCCAAACCGATTTTACCGTCGCCAACAGCATCGAAGCCAAAGTCACCATCATGCTTGGCAAAGGCGATGGTACCTTTCCGGCGAAACAGAGCTTCGCCGTCGGGCGCGGCCCGGTGATGCTGGCCGTGGCGGATTTTGACCGCGACGGCAACCGCGATTTAGCCACCGCCAATACGACCGCGAATAATGTGACCGTGCTCTTGGGCAAAGCGCTCACCTTTAGCGAACTGGCCGGTAAGAAAGCGCGCTACTTGCCTGTACCTTAA
- a CDS encoding 3-hydroxybutyryl-CoA dehydrogenase produces the protein MAIQKIGVLGAGLMGAGIAQIAATSGHTVTLVEVSDELIQKGLSGIEKSLAKFAEKGALTVEQKDAALSRLRGTTKYEDLADADLIVEAIIENLAIKRDVYAKLDALCKPETIFASNTSSLSITEMMTAASAERQRRFVGLHFFNPVPLMKLVEVIRTILTDESVFQEVIAFGQAVGKTVVTAPDKPGFIVNRLLVPYMLDAIRVLEEGLSSIEEIDNALKLGCGHPMGPLTLTDFVGLDTTYYIANIMFDEFKEKRFAPPVLLKRMVLAGLYGRKSGKGFYDYSDPKNPKPMKLV, from the coding sequence ATGGCAATCCAAAAAATCGGCGTGCTCGGCGCCGGCCTGATGGGCGCAGGCATCGCCCAAATCGCCGCCACGAGCGGTCACACAGTCACCCTCGTCGAAGTCAGTGACGAACTCATTCAAAAAGGCCTGAGCGGCATCGAGAAATCGCTCGCCAAGTTCGCCGAAAAAGGCGCGCTCACCGTTGAGCAAAAAGACGCCGCGCTCAGCCGCTTGCGCGGCACGACGAAATACGAAGACCTGGCCGACGCCGACCTGATCGTCGAAGCCATCATCGAAAACCTGGCGATCAAGCGCGATGTTTACGCCAAGCTCGACGCGCTCTGTAAGCCGGAAACGATTTTCGCCTCGAATACTTCTTCGCTTTCGATCACCGAAATGATGACGGCCGCCAGCGCCGAACGGCAGCGCCGTTTCGTTGGGCTGCACTTTTTCAACCCCGTCCCGCTGATGAAGCTGGTCGAAGTCATCCGCACCATCCTCACCGACGAAAGCGTTTTTCAGGAAGTCATTGCCTTTGGCCAGGCCGTCGGCAAAACGGTCGTCACCGCGCCCGACAAACCCGGCTTCATCGTCAACCGCCTGCTCGTACCGTATATGCTCGATGCGATTCGCGTGTTGGAAGAGGGGCTGTCTTCGATTGAAGAGATTGATAACGCGCTGAAACTTGGCTGCGGCCATCCGATGGGCCCGCTCACACTGACTGATTTCGTAGGCCTGGACACGACCTATTACATCGCCAACATCATGTTCGACGAATTCAAAGAGAAACGCTTCGCCCCGCCGGTGTTGCTCAAACGAATGGTGCTGGCCGGGCTTTACGGGCGCAAGTCGGGGAAGGGCTTTTACGATTACAGTGATCCGAAGAATCCGAAACCGATGAAGCTGGTGTGA
- a CDS encoding rhomboid family intramembrane serine protease — MNANASLQHTPKSSIRTFVPHPVVNAIQSFQVCRHCKKPTPAREPLCVNCGMRRLSTAALNAQTQIERRFLAAFFARETPVAYALFLANLLVYLLIAALAGGSPFENLLHGVDGPALLAFGAKTNAALLDGEYFRLVTPIFLHLSGLHLLSNSFALAIVGPQVERLYGSVRFLLIYLLAGLGGLLSSVLAHALSGKPHTVAVGASGAIFGLFGVLAVFSFKYRAELPAAFINSFAIAVLPAIAVNLFIGFTVPFIDNSIHMGGLLAGAGLAFIIPYLAPGRERVTWRQVELIAACTFLVTISFVRAYQVRPRYMPAVEQTALQLNR; from the coding sequence ATGAACGCCAATGCTTCACTACAGCACACACCCAAATCATCCATCCGGACTTTTGTCCCGCATCCGGTCGTCAATGCAATTCAATCGTTTCAGGTCTGCCGCCACTGCAAAAAACCCACGCCCGCGCGCGAACCGCTGTGCGTGAATTGCGGCATGCGGCGGCTCTCGACGGCCGCGCTCAATGCGCAAACACAAATCGAACGCCGCTTCTTGGCGGCCTTCTTCGCGCGCGAAACGCCAGTGGCCTATGCGCTGTTTCTGGCGAATCTGCTGGTGTATTTACTGATCGCCGCCCTGGCTGGCGGCTCACCCTTTGAAAACCTATTACACGGCGTAGACGGCCCCGCCTTGCTCGCCTTTGGCGCGAAAACCAATGCGGCGTTGCTGGACGGCGAATACTTCCGGCTGGTCACGCCGATCTTTTTGCATCTGAGCGGGCTGCATCTGCTCTCGAACAGCTTCGCGCTGGCGATTGTCGGGCCGCAGGTCGAGCGGCTTTACGGTTCGGTGCGCTTCCTGCTGATTTATTTGCTGGCCGGGTTGGGCGGCCTGCTCAGCAGCGTGTTGGCGCACGCCTTGAGTGGCAAACCTCATACGGTGGCCGTCGGCGCTTCGGGGGCGATCTTTGGCCTGTTTGGCGTGCTGGCCGTGTTCAGTTTCAAATATCGCGCCGAATTGCCCGCAGCCTTTATCAATTCCTTCGCCATTGCCGTCTTGCCCGCCATCGCGGTGAATTTGTTCATCGGCTTTACGGTGCCGTTCATTGACAACTCAATTCATATGGGCGGCCTGTTGGCAGGAGCCGGACTGGCGTTTATCATCCCGTATCTGGCGCCGGGCCGCGAACGCGTGACTTGGCGGCAAGTGGAGCTAATCGCCGCCTGCACTTTTCTCGTGACAATTTCTTTTGTGCGCGCCTATCAAGTCAGGCCGCGTTATATGCCGGCGGTTGAGCAAACGGCACTCCAATTGAATCGGTAA
- a CDS encoding cytochrome c biogenesis protein ResB, with translation MATVQSSPAGTQPAAEPVESPVGKKAGAKTKPLTIWSAVDFVLDLLSSVPFGLILLILLISACMTGMLIQQQELPEFSKYYASLTPAERIVYGRLNFFDIYHAWYFNVLLLLLSLNIILASIDHFPAAWSFIAKKKLTASPTFAKAQRTKGEVELPGVNRASLVERARQAARTLGFKTKVTEEETRTTIFAERGVWNRLGAYLVHISLLTIFVGGFRTSQGYTGMMRVVPEKQSDRMMQSVFSIDNAAMLHNSGMRELELPFTIEGVDIQQKLIDKSKGIDMPNTLDWITRVRIHDKETGRKDEALIHMNHPFDYRGYRMFQTNWIAQGNARQVKIRVTPTAGGTAQDITLERSGQAKLQDGTIVRYREFNPAFTVNREGHVEMSSADYDNPAAHLDVIYPDGDNRDVWALNEAGRLMFEQAPFLKEKFGDTGKYSFTLTDFEKVGTAHDISIQFDPGIKIVYTGFLMLCLSLMAVFFFSHQRLWLVVEEGKITLGGDANRNRLGFEDRMKRVMARIRGEQELQTAP, from the coding sequence ATGGCAACCGTGCAATCATCACCCGCCGGGACGCAACCGGCAGCCGAACCCGTCGAAAGCCCAGTCGGAAAAAAGGCTGGCGCTAAAACCAAACCGTTGACCATCTGGTCGGCGGTAGATTTTGTGCTCGATCTGCTCAGTTCCGTGCCGTTCGGCCTGATTTTGCTCATCCTGCTGATCTCGGCTTGCATGACCGGGATGCTCATACAACAACAGGAACTGCCGGAATTTTCCAAGTATTATGCCAGCTTGACCCCGGCGGAACGGATCGTTTACGGGCGGCTGAATTTCTTCGACATTTATCATGCGTGGTACTTCAACGTGCTGCTGCTGCTGCTCAGCCTGAATATCATTCTCGCTTCGATAGACCATTTCCCAGCGGCCTGGAGCTTTATCGCCAAAAAGAAACTGACCGCTTCGCCCACCTTCGCCAAAGCGCAACGCACCAAAGGCGAAGTCGAATTGCCTGGCGTCAATCGGGCTTCGCTGGTCGAACGCGCCCGGCAGGCGGCGCGGACTTTGGGCTTTAAGACCAAAGTCACCGAAGAAGAAACGCGCACCACCATCTTTGCCGAACGCGGTGTCTGGAACCGCCTGGGCGCCTATCTGGTGCACATTTCGTTGTTGACGATTTTTGTGGGCGGCTTTCGCACCAGCCAGGGTTACACCGGCATGATGCGCGTGGTGCCTGAAAAGCAATCCGACCGGATGATGCAAAGCGTGTTTAGCATTGATAACGCCGCGATGTTGCACAATTCCGGCATGCGCGAACTGGAGTTGCCATTCACCATCGAGGGCGTGGACATTCAGCAAAAGCTGATTGATAAGAGCAAAGGCATTGATATGCCCAACACGCTGGATTGGATCACCCGCGTGCGCATCCACGACAAAGAAACGGGCAGGAAGGACGAAGCGCTGATTCACATGAATCATCCGTTTGATTATCGCGGCTACCGCATGTTCCAAACCAACTGGATCGCGCAAGGCAATGCCCGCCAGGTCAAAATCCGCGTCACGCCGACCGCTGGCGGGACTGCGCAAGACATTACGCTCGAACGCAGCGGGCAGGCCAAACTCCAGGATGGCACCATCGTGCGTTACCGCGAATTCAATCCCGCCTTCACCGTTAATCGCGAAGGTCACGTTGAGATGTCCTCAGCCGATTATGACAATCCGGCGGCGCACCTGGATGTGATCTATCCCGATGGCGACAACCGCGATGTCTGGGCCTTGAATGAGGCAGGGCGATTGATGTTTGAACAAGCGCCGTTTTTGAAGGAAAAGTTCGGCGACACGGGCAAGTACAGCTTTACGCTCACGGATTTTGAGAAAGTCGGCACGGCCCACGACATTTCAATTCAGTTCGATCCGGGGATCAAAATCGTTTACACGGGCTTCCTGATGCTGTGCCTGTCGCTGATGGCGGTGTTCTTTTTTTCGCACCAACGGCTTTGGCTGGTGGTTGAAGAGGGGAAAATTACGCTGGGCGGCGATGCCAACCGCAATCGGCTGGGGTTTGAAGACCGTATGAAGCGTGTGATGGCGCGCATTCGTGGTGAACAGGAATTGCAGACGGCCCCATAG